AAACAACTGAAAAGATATTAAATCAAATCATGGAGTTAGATGGTATATTGAGAGTTTTAATAAATGGTGAATCACTACCTACAGTAGTAGCTTATGGTCCAGCTAAAGGAGCAAAAGTTAATCATACAGATAGGAAAACCATCCATGTTAAAGGTAATGATGTTCCATTAAAAGTATCTGTTGGTGAAATTATTTTAACAGTCCAATTAGAATTTCTAGACGATTTTGTAGAACAGGTAAACTCTATTTTAGAAGATACCCTAGATTTTGGTTTCCAAGTATCAACAGGTATATTCACTAAAACCACAACATCAGTTTCAGATTACATGAAATATGGAAAAGGTTTTGAAGACAAAATAGACTCAAGATTAATTGGATTAGTAGATCCAAATGCAAAATCATCAGAAACTATAAGATATATCAGGTGATTGTAAATGGCATATGACGTACAATTTTATCCTGGAGAAAGTGTTATTGCAGAAAACCGTAAGAAACACATGAATCCAGATTACGAACTTAAAAAACTAAGAAATATTGCAGATGACGATATAGTAAAACTCTTAAGTCACAGAAACCCAGGAGAAGGTTACAAAACAGTACACCCACCTCTTGATGAAATGGACTTTGAAGAAGACGCTATGAAAGACTTCGTAGAACCAATCGACGGAGCAAAAAAAGGAATCCGTATAAGATACATACAATTCGCAGATTCAATGTATAATGCACCTGCTCAACCATACGACAGAGCAAGATCATACTTAAGAAGATTCAGAGGAGTAGATACAGGTACACTTTCAGGAAGACAAGTAGTTGAAATGAGAGAATCTGACTTAGAAGAAACCTCCAAAATATTACTAGAATCCGAATTCTTCGATGCAGCAAAAACAGGTTTAAGAGGAGCAACAGTACACGGACACTCCCTAAGACTTGACGAAAACGGATTAATGTTCGACGCATTACAAAGATACGTATATGATGAAGAAACTGGCCACGTAATATACGTAAAAGATCAAGTAGGAGTAGAACTTGACGAACCTGTAGACGTTGGAGAACCATTACCAGAAGACGAACTTAAGAAGATCACAACCATATACAGATACGACAACGTAAGTCTAAGAGACGACCCAGAAGTTATCAAAGTTGTTGAAGAAATACACTTCGCAAGAACTGAAGGTGGATATGGTTTAGATGTATTCAATAAAGATTTACAAAGTAAATTAGGTGGTAACTAATGGATAATGAGAAAAAATTATTCTTAAAGGCTTTACAAGAAAAATTTGATGAAGACCCTAAAGATGAAAAAACTAAATATTACTGCTACGGTGGATGGGAACAATCCGCAAGAAAAAGAGAATTTAATGAAGAAGCTAAAAAAGCTATGGAAGCTCGTGGAGGACTACCATTTTACAACCCAGACATTGGTGTACCTCTCGGACAGAGAAAATTAATGGCATACCAAGTATCTGGTACAGACACATACGTAGAAGGAGACGACCTTCACTTCTGTAACAACTCAGCTATTCAACAATTAGTAGACGATATTAAAAGAACTGTAATTGTTGGTATGGATACAGCTCACGGTGTACTAGAACAAAGGTTAGGTGTAGAAGTAACTCCTGAAACAATCAACGAATACTTAGAAACAATCAACCACGCACTCCCTGGAGGAGCAGTTGTACAAGAACACATGGTAGAAGTTGACCCTGGATTAGTAGTAGATTCCTACGCAAAAATCTTCACCGGTGACGATGATTTATTAGATCAATTAGACCAAAGATTTGTTATAGACATCAACAAAGAGTTCCCTGAAGAACAAGCAGAAATGCTCAAAAAATACATAGGTAAGAAAACTTACCAAGTAAGTAGAGTACCTACATTAGTAGTACGTGCTTGTGACGGAGGTACAACCTCAAGATGGTCTGCTATGCAAATCGGTATGAGTTTCATTTCTGCATACAAATTATGTGCAGGAGAAGCAGCTATTGCTGATTTCTCATACGCAGCAAAACACGCAGACGTAATCTCAATGGCTACCGCAATGCCTTCAAGAAGAGCAAGAGGACCAAACGAACCAGGAGGAGTAACCTTCGGTGCATTCTCTGATATGGTACAAACCAGCAGAGTATCTGATGACCCTGCAGAAGTAACATTAGAAGTTATTGGTGGAGCAGCACCATTATACGACCAAGTATGGTTAGGTTCATACATGTCTGGTGGTGTAGGATTCACACAATATGCTACTGCAGCATACACAGATGAAATCTTAGACGACTTCATATACTACGGTAAAGACTACGTAGACAACAAATACGGATTATGTCAAGCTGAAGCTAATTCCGATGTTGTAAGAGACATCGCTAGTGAAGTAACATTATACGGATTAGAACAATACGAAATCCCTGCAGCATTAGAAGACCACTTCGGTGGATCACAGAGAGCAGCAGTTCTCGCAGCAGGTGCAGGTTGTTCAGTAGCATTCGCAACTGCTAACTCTAACGCAGGTGTAAACGGATGGTACTTAAGTCAATTATTACATAAAGAAGGACACAGCAGATTAGGATTCTACGGTTACGACTTACAAGATCAATGTGGATCATCCAACTCACTCTCCATAAGAAGTGACGAAGGACTTATTCACGAATTAAGAGGTCCTAACTACCCTAACTACGCAATGAACGTAGGTCACCAACCTGAATACGCAGGTATTGCTGAAGCTCCACACGCAGCTAGAGGAGACGCATTTGCACTTAACCCTCTCATAAAAGTTGCATTTGCAGATAAAAACTTACTCTTCGACTGGACTCACCCAAGAAAATGCATTGCTAAAGGTGCAGTAAGAGAGTTCATGCCTAGTGGAGAACGTGACTTAATCAACCCTGCTTTATAAATTAGCGGATATTAAACTAATAGGGTAAGTTTATATATTATGTTAAACAAATATACAAACTGAAGTTTTCCAAGTAAACTTTAAAGTATAAATATATTTTAATAATAGTTAGGAGTGTACGTAAGTGAGGTACGACCTGTATTACTGAGGTAAACAAGGTACGACCCGCATTACTACATACTAAACTATTAGTACTTTTTACTAGGAAATATCTAAAGGACTAAGTTGCTTGAAAAACTAGAACCCTATTTATTTCCTTTATTTTTTACTTTGTTTTTTCTAATTTTATTTACAATTAATTCTATTTTTCATAAATTCACTAAATTTTATAATTAAATCATTTTCTTAAGAATTACTATAAATCTAAAAATAGGTCTATTTTTTTTTAAAAAAGAGTGGGGGATGAGTCAAAAGGTTAGTATATATATTTTCCATTGTGTTCATAGACTTCATCATTTTCACAGATTACTGTTCCTCTGTTAATGGTCATGATGTTACTTCCATGGTATGGTCTATTTTCAAATGGTGTGTATTTCCCTTTAGTATATGTGTTTTCTGTGCTAATTTTTCCAGTTTCTTTCATATCTATTACTGTGATATCGGCATCATATTCTTTTTCTATTTTTCCTTTATTTGGTATTTTGAATATTTTTGCTGGATTGTTACACATTAATCTAACTATATCGTGAAGAGTTAAATTATTGTTATTAACTTCTGTTAGCAGTAGTTTCATTGATGTTTCTAGTCCGGGTATTCCTGCAGCACTACTCCATGTGTCTTTTTCTTTTTCTTCTATTGTGTGTGGTGCGTGGTCTGTTCCTATACTATCAAATTCATTTAGGTTGGATATAGTAATATTATAATTACTATCTCTTAGAGGTGGATTTGTTTTTGCTTTTACTCCATATGTTTCATATACATTATTTTCTAGGAATAGATGATGCGGTGTTGCTTCTATGGTTATGTTTAGTTTTTCTCGTGCTTCATGTATTAATTCAAGTGTTTGTCTTGTGCTTATGTGACATAGATGTAATTGCAGGTTATATTTTTTTCCTAATTCTATTGCTCTGTTTACTGCTATTAGTTCTGTTAGTGGACTTCTTGCATAACTATATGTTATTATTTTTTCTTTATTTTCCGGGTCTTCTTTTAGTCGTTTTATATTATAGTCTACTAGTGTTTTATCCTCACAATGTAAGCATAATGGTTTATCGGTTTTTCCTACATAACTAAACATTTTATCTAGTTGTTCATTTGTATGTAAATCCATGAATATTTTATATGATGCTGGTTTTTCTTTGTTTATTTCTAGCACATCTTGCTCAGTTTTAACACCTGCCTGTAGACCAAAGTCAACTATTGATTTTTGTGCTATTTCCTTTTTTTCTTGGAAGTTTTTTAGGGTGTCTGTTTTCGGTATTGTGTTTGGCATGTCTATTACGGTGGTGTATCCTCCATGTGCTGCTGCCTGACTGCCTGTTTTCCATGTTTCCTTGTGTGTTAATCCGGGGTCACGGAAGTGTACATGGGGATCTATTAGACCAGGTATTACTATTTTATCTTTTATGTCAATTGTTTTGTCTGTGGCTGTGTCAGAAGGTAGTATTGTTTTTTTTATTTCTTTTATTTTTCCATTTTCTATAATGATATTTATGGTGTTATTGTCTATTGTTTTACAATTTTTTAATATGAGATTTCCCATCTTTTTTCACCTTCATTATATTTTATTTATATTCGTTTTTCTATTTTATATGATAAGAATTCTATGGTTTATTTTTTTCCTATTTTTTCTAGGCTTTGTTGTTATATGATTATATATTAGTTTTAACAAATTTTTTCATACGTATTGATATTATTAATTTTTAGGGGTTATTATAATGGGTATTGAATCATTTGTTGAGAATAATTTATGTAGGGATAGAAAGCAGTTTTATAAGGATCTGGATTCTAATGGTCTGAAAATTATGGGTAATAAAAATATTACTCCTATGATTGCTGATTTTACTGAGTATTCTCCTTTACATAATGGACATTTATTTTGTATGAATGAAGCTAAACGTTTACATCCTGAATGTTTATTTGTAGCAATTATCCCAGGATTGTTTGAACGTAATGGTAGAGGATTACCTTATATATTAACTAGACAAAAAAGAGCTGAACTTGCAATTAAGGTAGGTGCAGATATTGCTGTAGAAGGTCCACCTATGGGTATCATGGGTTCTGGCCAATATTCCTTATGTTTATCTTTAATGTTTAAGGCACTGAATGCCGATTATATTCCAAGAGGATATATTAGTAATGACCCTAAATTTAAAATAATACTTAATTATATAAATAATGGTAAGGGCGTAGCACCAAAACCATATAAAATTATTTCTATGGAAGATAAAAAGGTGTTACTTGAAGGGAAATTAAGCAATGATGATTATGTTATTGTGTCCCTTGCTAAATCATTGACAAAACTAAATTTTGATTTTAAGAATAAATTTATTTTCATTCCAAGACTAGAAAATGTTAGTGGTACTAAGATAAGAGAAATGGTATCAAAAAATGAATTCAATAAATTAGATGATATGTTACCAATTGAAACCATTAACATGTTAGAAAAGGAAATTGAAGCAAATCATGCTCCATTACATGATGTGAGAGCAACAAAGACCTTGCTTGATAATGTGAATAATCTATCAAGAGATGAATTATCTAATTTAGCTCTCATGGATGATAGTACAGTTAGTAATATACTTGATAATAGGCCATTTGATAATATTGACGAGATATTAAATAATATTACTTATGGATTCAGTAGTCATAAAAAACAGAGAATACTAAGTGTATTAGAGGCAGGTATTTTTAAGGATGAGATACATAAATATATTAATAATTATCCACAAAAAATCAGAATCTTAGGATATAAAAATAAAGATATTCTGAATCAATTTAAAAATAATATTAATAATAACTTAATAGGAGATAATGGAAAAATATGCCAATAGATGATAAAGATTTTGTAAAACTAAATTACACTGGAAGAGTTAAAGAAACTGGAGATGTATTTGATACTACATACGAAGATGTAGCTGAAGAAGCAGGCATCAAAAACGATCAAAAAGATTACCATCCAATGGTTTTAGCTGTAGGATCATCACAATTAATACCAAAATTACATGATGAGATTAAAGGCTTAGAAGTAGGAGACAAAAAAACAGTAGAAATACCATGTGAAGATGCATTTGGTAAAAGAGACCCTAGTTTAATAAAATTAATTCCAATGAGAGAATTCAAAAGACAAAACATAAAACCTTTCGTTGGCATGCCATTAACATTAGAAGGAAATCCTGGTGTAGTAAGAACAATCAGTGGTGGAAGAGTAAGAGTAGACTTCAACCATGAATTAGCAGGTAAAGACATAGTATACGATTTAGAAATTGTAGACACAATCCAAGATGACGCAGAAAAAATCAAAGGATTAATAGAAGTATACTACGGAAACCCTAACTTAGATGTTGAAAAAACAGAAATCGAAATAGAAGATGGTGTTGCTAAAATTACACTAGACAAATTATCCGGATTTGAACAGAGAACTGTACAAGAAGTAACATTATCCAAATTCAGAGTAGCTAGAGAAACATACGAAAACATTGAAGGAATAGAAAAAGTTCAATTCATCGATGAATTCGAAAAACCAGAACCAGAAGAAGAAACTGAAGAAGAAGCTGATTCTGAAGAAGTAGCACCTGAAGTATTACCAGATGATGAAGAATAAGTAAAATAAAGGGATTATTATTTAATCCAAATCTTATTTTTTTTATCTAAAAATTTACTATTTTTTTTATTAAACAATTTCTGAGGTCATTTCAATCATCTTTTCACATTGAATCAGATCCTCAATAGTATTTAATACAGTTGTTATATTCTCATTTTCAAAATAACATACTAATTTATTATCTATAACCTCAGATTCAACAAAACCCTCATTATCAGGGTATAATGATTTATAAGCAATTTCTGCATATTTATTATCCGTATATGTAAAAGTCATTTTAGTTTTTACTTTCATAAATTTAAAACCCTATTTATTTATCAATATTAACTAATTTATAATTTATTTATTAATAGTAAAGTATATTAAGTTGATATTTCAAAAAAATTATATAATTAATAAGAAATAATAATCTTATTCTAAGTCAATATATGTATTAATATAAAATCTATTTTTTATTAACACTATTTTTATATAATATCTTTAACATATCATAAATTAGTATATTCAAATTCATAAGTTAATTACTGAATTTGATTTTAATGAATACTATTTATTGTATTATTAATTAGATTTTTTCAAATATTTTTTTCACAATGGAAATAAAGTATTTAGTTAAACGGAGGAGAATAACATGGTTAGACCATACACAAGAAAAGATTATATTAGAAAAATCCCAGCATCAAAAATTGTACAGTATGACATGGGAAATTTATCAGAAGACTACCCATTACAAGTAACATTAGCAGTTAAAGAACACACACATTTATCACACAGTTCCTTAGAAGCTGCTAGGGTAGCTGCAAACAGATACTTACAAAGAACAACCGGTAAAATGGGTTACAGATTAAAAATAAGAACATACCCTCACCACATAGTAAGAGAAAACCCTATGGCAACTGGAGCAGGAGCCGACAGGGTTCAGAGTGGAATGAGAGGAGCATTTGGTAAAGCTATAGGTTCAGAAGCTTTAGTACGTGCAAACCAAAAAATTATTACAGCATACGTAAATGTTAAAGACTTTGAAAATGCAAAAGTAGCACTTAACAGAGCTGCAATGAAATTACCAGTAACTTGTAAAATTGTTATAGACAAAGGACATGACCTTGTACAATACTAAGTTTATAACAGTTTAGTACAAGATTATAAAATAGATTAAGGATTTAATAATAGAATAAATAGTGGTATTTATATAACCCACAAAGATGACTGATTATTATCATATTTCATGAAATAATTGGTTAATAATCCTTTTCGTATGTTATATAAATAATTATCAAATAATAATAAAATAAAATTTTTTAGAAGAGTGTTACAGATGAATTACGTTGAATTTTTTAAAGAGATAGGTAAAGATGATATACCTATTGCTGGAGGTAAGGGAGCAAACCTTGGAGAATTAACAAATGCAGGAATTCCTGTACCTCCAGGATTTGTAATCACAGCAGAAACCTATCTTAAATTCATAACAAAGACAGGTATTGTTGATAAAATTAATGAAATGTTAGATGGACTTGACTTTAATAATACAACAGAATTAAATAGAGTAGCAGACAACATCAAAGAATTAATTACAACAACTGAAATACCTGAAGATATACAACGTGTAATTATTGAAGCATATAATGCATTATGTATGCAGGTAGATATCGAAGACGTAGTTGTAGCTGTAAGATCATCTGCTACAGCAGAAGACTTACCAGATGCTTCATTTGCAGGACAACAAGATACATACCTAAACATTTCTGGAATAGATGATGTATTATATAATGTAAGAAAATGTTGGGCATCATTATTTGAAGCAAGAGCAATTTTCTACAGAGCAGAAAATGATTTTGATCATTCAAAAGTACTAATTGCTGTAGTAATACAACAAATGGTAAACTCTGAAAAATCAGGAGTAATGTTCACAGTTGATCCATCAACAGGAGCAGAAGAAATGCTCATAGAAGGAGCATGGGGACTTGGAGAAGGTGTAGTATCAGGTACAGTAACACCAGATACATGCCGTTTTGATAAAATAAATGATGAAGTAAAATCATACAAAATAAACACTAAGAAAACCATGTTCACCAAAAATCAGGAAACTGGTGAAACAGTACAAATTGATGTTCCTGAAGATAAAAAAGATGCAAGAGTATTAACAGATAGTGATCTTGAACAACTAACACAGCTTGGTAGAAGAATACAGAAACATTACGGTGCTCCTATGGATACTGAATGGGGTATCGAAAATAATAAAGTATACATGTTACAAGCAAGACCAATCACAACATTAGGCAATATCACTGAAGAAAAAAGTTCCTCATCATATGATGAAGAAGAAAGAGAGATTATTGTAAGAGGTCTTGGTGCAAGTCCAGGTATGATTTCTGGTACAGTAAAAATTATCAAAGACTTAGATGAACTTGATAAAATAGTAGATGGAGATATACTAGTAACAACAATGACAACACCTGATATGGTACCAGCAATGAAAAGAGCTAACGGTATTGTAACTGATGAAGGTGGAGTAACCTGTCACGCAGCAATTATTTCAAGAGAATTAGGAATACCATGTGTATCAGGTACTGGTGAAGCAACTTCTGTACTTAAAGATAATCAAGTAGTTACAATTGATGGTAAAAAAGGATTAGTATTTGAAGGAGAATTCAAAGAAGAATCTGAATCAACAACTACCCAAGCAACACAGGCAGTATCAGCAGAACCATTATTAACAGTAACTGATGTTAAAGTAAATGTTAGTATGGCTGATGCAGCAAAAAGAGCATATGCTACTGGAGCAGATGGAGTAGGATTACTAAGAACAGAGCATATGATGCTAGAAACAGGTACAGTACCATATAAATTCATCGATGAAGGTAGAGAAGATGAATTAGTAGACGTACTAGTTAAAGGAATACTCAAAGTAGCAGATGTATTCTATCCAAAAACAGTATGGTACAGAACACTTGATGCACCTACTGATGAATTCAAAACATTAGAAGGTGGAGAAAATGAACCTGACGAAGCAAACCCAATGCTTGGTTGGAGAGGAATCAGAAGAGAATTAGATCAGCCAGATATTCTCAAAGCTGAATTCAAAGCAATCAAAAAACTCCATAATCAAGGATACACTAACATAGGCGTAATGCTACCATTACTACATAAACCAGAAGAACTACGTCAAGCAAAAGAAATTGCAAGATCTGTCGGTTTAGAACCACATAAAGATGTAGACTTTGGTATGATGGTAGAAACACCAGCAGCAGCAATAATCATAGAAGACTTCATAGAAGAAGGACTTGACTTTATAAGTTTCGGTACAAATGATTTAACTCAATACACTCTAGCATTAGATAGAAACAATGAGTTAGTTGCTAAACATTACACCGAAGCACATCCTGCAGTAATAAAATTAATTACAAGTGTAATTAAAAAATGTAAAGCAGCAGGAGTAACTACAAGTATCTGTGGACAAGCAGGTAGTAAACCTGAAATTGTTGAGAAATTAGTAGAAGCTGGAATTGATAGTATTTCAGCAAATACAGATGCAGTTCCTACTATCAGAAGAATAGTTGCTAAAGTAGAGAAAAGAATCATGCTTGACGCAGCTAAAAAAGTTTTAAATGATAATTAAGTTTTAAGTAAACACTCTTCATCATTATCATTTTTTTAAGATTTTATTTTTTTTAATGTTATTTTTATATGACATTTTTTCTATTTTTTTTATAATTCTAAATGTTGTTAAAATCCATTTAAATATTCTTTTTTTTTTAATATTCTGATTTCTATTTTTAATTGAAATATTTGCTATAGAATATAATAGTAAAATTTCAAGGATATTATTGGATAACATGTAGTGATTTGTTTTTTTTTTAACTTGAATAAAATTTTTTATGACATGATTTACAAATAATTATATTAGAATTATTGTGTTAATTTTTCTATAAATTTTTTTTCAACACATTTAATTAGGG
This genomic interval from Candidatus Methanosphaera massiliense contains the following:
- a CDS encoding dihydroorotase; this translates as MGNLILKNCKTIDNNTINIIIENGKIKEIKKTILPSDTATDKTIDIKDKIVIPGLIDPHVHFRDPGLTHKETWKTGSQAAAHGGYTTVIDMPNTIPKTDTLKNFQEKKEIAQKSIVDFGLQAGVKTEQDVLEINKEKPASYKIFMDLHTNEQLDKMFSYVGKTDKPLCLHCEDKTLVDYNIKRLKEDPENKEKIITYSYARSPLTELIAVNRAIELGKKYNLQLHLCHISTRQTLELIHEAREKLNITIEATPHHLFLENNVYETYGVKAKTNPPLRDSNYNITISNLNEFDSIGTDHAPHTIEEKEKDTWSSAAGIPGLETSMKLLLTEVNNNNLTLHDIVRLMCNNPAKIFKIPNKGKIEKEYDADITVIDMKETGKISTENTYTKGKYTPFENRPYHGSNIMTINRGTVICENDEVYEHNGKYIY
- the mcrD gene encoding methyl-coenzyme M reductase operon protein D yields the protein MSTDVDETELKVIKASDVKIFPDRILKPETTEKILNQIMELDGILRVLINGESLPTVVAYGPAKGAKVNHTDRKTIHVKGNDVPLKVSVGEIILTVQLEFLDDFVEQVNSILEDTLDFGFQVSTGIFTKTTTSVSDYMKYGKGFEDKIDSRLIGLVDPNAKSSETIRYIR
- a CDS encoding nucleotidyltransferase family protein; this encodes MGIESFVENNLCRDRKQFYKDLDSNGLKIMGNKNITPMIADFTEYSPLHNGHLFCMNEAKRLHPECLFVAIIPGLFERNGRGLPYILTRQKRAELAIKVGADIAVEGPPMGIMGSGQYSLCLSLMFKALNADYIPRGYISNDPKFKIILNYINNGKGVAPKPYKIISMEDKKVLLEGKLSNDDYVIVSLAKSLTKLNFDFKNKFIFIPRLENVSGTKIREMVSKNEFNKLDDMLPIETINMLEKEIEANHAPLHDVRATKTLLDNVNNLSRDELSNLALMDDSTVSNILDNRPFDNIDEILNNITYGFSSHKKQRILSVLEAGIFKDEIHKYINNYPQKIRILGYKNKDILNQFKNNINNNLIGDNGKICQ
- the mcrA gene encoding coenzyme-B sulfoethylthiotransferase subunit alpha; translation: MDNEKKLFLKALQEKFDEDPKDEKTKYYCYGGWEQSARKREFNEEAKKAMEARGGLPFYNPDIGVPLGQRKLMAYQVSGTDTYVEGDDLHFCNNSAIQQLVDDIKRTVIVGMDTAHGVLEQRLGVEVTPETINEYLETINHALPGGAVVQEHMVEVDPGLVVDSYAKIFTGDDDLLDQLDQRFVIDINKEFPEEQAEMLKKYIGKKTYQVSRVPTLVVRACDGGTTSRWSAMQIGMSFISAYKLCAGEAAIADFSYAAKHADVISMATAMPSRRARGPNEPGGVTFGAFSDMVQTSRVSDDPAEVTLEVIGGAAPLYDQVWLGSYMSGGVGFTQYATAAYTDEILDDFIYYGKDYVDNKYGLCQAEANSDVVRDIASEVTLYGLEQYEIPAALEDHFGGSQRAAVLAAGAGCSVAFATANSNAGVNGWYLSQLLHKEGHSRLGFYGYDLQDQCGSSNSLSIRSDEGLIHELRGPNYPNYAMNVGHQPEYAGIAEAPHAARGDAFALNPLIKVAFADKNLLFDWTHPRKCIAKGAVREFMPSGERDLINPAL
- the ppsA gene encoding phosphoenolpyruvate synthase — its product is MNYVEFFKEIGKDDIPIAGGKGANLGELTNAGIPVPPGFVITAETYLKFITKTGIVDKINEMLDGLDFNNTTELNRVADNIKELITTTEIPEDIQRVIIEAYNALCMQVDIEDVVVAVRSSATAEDLPDASFAGQQDTYLNISGIDDVLYNVRKCWASLFEARAIFYRAENDFDHSKVLIAVVIQQMVNSEKSGVMFTVDPSTGAEEMLIEGAWGLGEGVVSGTVTPDTCRFDKINDEVKSYKINTKKTMFTKNQETGETVQIDVPEDKKDARVLTDSDLEQLTQLGRRIQKHYGAPMDTEWGIENNKVYMLQARPITTLGNITEEKSSSSYDEEEREIIVRGLGASPGMISGTVKIIKDLDELDKIVDGDILVTTMTTPDMVPAMKRANGIVTDEGGVTCHAAIISRELGIPCVSGTGEATSVLKDNQVVTIDGKKGLVFEGEFKEESESTTTQATQAVSAEPLLTVTDVKVNVSMADAAKRAYATGADGVGLLRTEHMMLETGTVPYKFIDEGREDELVDVLVKGILKVADVFYPKTVWYRTLDAPTDEFKTLEGGENEPDEANPMLGWRGIRRELDQPDILKAEFKAIKKLHNQGYTNIGVMLPLLHKPEELRQAKEIARSVGLEPHKDVDFGMMVETPAAAIIIEDFIEEGLDFISFGTNDLTQYTLALDRNNELVAKHYTEAHPAVIKLITSVIKKCKAAGVTTSICGQAGSKPEIVEKLVEAGIDSISANTDAVPTIRRIVAKVEKRIMLDAAKKVLNDN
- the rplJ gene encoding 50S ribosomal protein L16 translates to MVRPYTRKDYIRKIPASKIVQYDMGNLSEDYPLQVTLAVKEHTHLSHSSLEAARVAANRYLQRTTGKMGYRLKIRTYPHHIVRENPMATGAGADRVQSGMRGAFGKAIGSEALVRANQKIITAYVNVKDFENAKVALNRAAMKLPVTCKIVIDKGHDLVQY
- the mcrG gene encoding coenzyme-B sulfoethylthiotransferase subunit gamma, which gives rise to MAYDVQFYPGESVIAENRKKHMNPDYELKKLRNIADDDIVKLLSHRNPGEGYKTVHPPLDEMDFEEDAMKDFVEPIDGAKKGIRIRYIQFADSMYNAPAQPYDRARSYLRRFRGVDTGTLSGRQVVEMRESDLEETSKILLESEFFDAAKTGLRGATVHGHSLRLDENGLMFDALQRYVYDEETGHVIYVKDQVGVELDEPVDVGEPLPEDELKKITTIYRYDNVSLRDDPEVIKVVEEIHFARTEGGYGLDVFNKDLQSKLGGN
- a CDS encoding KEOPS complex subunit Pcc1, producing the protein MTFTYTDNKYAEIAYKSLYPDNEGFVESEVIDNKLVCYFENENITTVLNTIEDLIQCEKMIEMTSEIV
- a CDS encoding peptidylprolyl isomerase, with the protein product MPIDDKDFVKLNYTGRVKETGDVFDTTYEDVAEEAGIKNDQKDYHPMVLAVGSSQLIPKLHDEIKGLEVGDKKTVEIPCEDAFGKRDPSLIKLIPMREFKRQNIKPFVGMPLTLEGNPGVVRTISGGRVRVDFNHELAGKDIVYDLEIVDTIQDDAEKIKGLIEVYYGNPNLDVEKTEIEIEDGVAKITLDKLSGFEQRTVQEVTLSKFRVARETYENIEGIEKVQFIDEFEKPEPEEETEEEADSEEVAPEVLPDDEE